The Streptomyces sp. CC0208 genome window below encodes:
- a CDS encoding L-fucose/L-arabinose isomerase family protein, which yields MATTESTTTYAGERETGLGELLPPVTRRRPRIGLVSGGLGTYWPQFPGLLPQLKESAAYVAERLGQLDAEVTDAGFVSDAQEGAAAAERLRLVDCDLIVLFLTTYLTSSMVLPIAQRTNTPVLVVDLQPSERMDHASFDTGDWLAYCSQCSVPEVGNVFRRAGIPFRSVSGWLRQESAWRRIERWVRAAHVRAALRHARHGLMGHVYPGMLDVQTDPTLLSATFGSHVEVLEFDDLRHRVEKVTEAETRERVELARRIFTVDDSVVDEDFAWGATVSVALDRLVEDFGLDTLAYYHRGLDGEQHERLGAGMILGASLLTARGVPAAGEFELRTSLAQLASQSVGAGGSFTEIQALNFEDGVVEMGHDGPAHLALSARDPLLRGLGVYHGKRGWGVSVEFDVRHGPVTLLGLGQDADGTLSFITSEGTVVPGPLLEIGNTTSRVDFGRDPGEWVDAWSATGVGHHWSLAVGHHGADFGAAASLLGIDHREV from the coding sequence ATGGCGACGACCGAATCCACGACGACGTACGCCGGTGAACGGGAAACCGGCCTGGGCGAGTTGCTCCCGCCCGTGACCCGGCGCCGCCCGCGGATCGGACTCGTCTCCGGCGGCCTCGGCACCTACTGGCCGCAGTTCCCCGGACTGCTGCCCCAGTTGAAGGAGTCGGCGGCCTATGTCGCCGAGCGGCTGGGCCAGTTGGACGCGGAGGTGACGGACGCCGGGTTCGTCTCCGACGCGCAGGAGGGCGCGGCCGCCGCCGAGCGGCTCCGGCTGGTGGACTGCGATCTGATCGTGCTGTTCCTGACGACCTATCTGACCTCGTCGATGGTGCTGCCGATCGCGCAGCGCACGAACACCCCGGTGCTGGTGGTCGACCTCCAGCCGTCCGAGCGGATGGACCACGCCTCCTTCGACACGGGCGACTGGCTGGCGTACTGCTCGCAGTGCTCCGTGCCGGAGGTCGGCAACGTCTTCCGCCGGGCCGGTATCCCCTTCCGGTCGGTGTCGGGGTGGCTGCGGCAGGAGTCGGCGTGGCGGCGCATCGAGCGGTGGGTGCGGGCCGCGCATGTCCGGGCCGCGCTGCGGCACGCCCGGCACGGGCTCATGGGGCATGTGTATCCCGGGATGCTCGACGTGCAGACCGATCCGACGCTGTTGTCGGCGACGTTCGGCTCGCACGTCGAGGTGCTGGAGTTCGACGATCTGCGGCACCGGGTCGAGAAGGTGACGGAGGCGGAGACCCGGGAGCGGGTGGAGCTCGCCCGGCGGATCTTCACCGTCGACGACAGCGTGGTCGACGAGGACTTCGCGTGGGGCGCGACCGTGTCGGTGGCTCTCGACCGGCTGGTGGAGGACTTCGGCCTCGACACCCTCGCGTACTACCACCGGGGACTCGACGGCGAGCAGCACGAGCGGCTCGGCGCCGGCATGATCCTGGGCGCCTCCCTGCTCACCGCCCGGGGTGTACCCGCGGCCGGTGAGTTCGAACTGCGCACCAGCCTCGCCCAGTTGGCCTCGCAGAGCGTCGGCGCCGGGGGCTCCTTCACGGAGATCCAGGCGTTGAACTTCGAGGACGGGGTGGTGGAGATGGGCCACGACGGTCCCGCCCACCTCGCGCTCAGCGCCCGCGATCCGCTGCTGCGCGGCCTCGGCGTCTACCACGGCAAACGCGGCTGGGGTGTCAGCGTCGAGTTCGACGTCCGGCACGGGCCCGTCACCCTGCTCGGGCTGGGCCAGGACGCCGACGGCACCCTGTCGTTCATCACGTCGGAGGGCACGGTGGTCCCGGGGCCGCTGCTGGAGATCGGCAACACCACCAGCAGGGTCGACTTCGGCCGGGATCCCGGCGAGTGGGTGGACGCGTGGAGCGCGACGGGGGTCGGGCACCACTGGTCACTGGCGGTGGGGCACCACGGCGCCGACTTCGGGGCCGCGGCGAGCCTGCTGGGGATCGATCACCGGGAGGTGTGA
- a CDS encoding MFS transporter: MARTSPAPSQPEPPIEKRLWKVATLSGMASYLDAALIVSIGVNLAIYRDAYDMGVWMAGAISAIVTICIAVGSLVGGRLADVFGRRRLYNLDILCYAVGAIIITLAPDDITLLVGVLLAGLAAGADLPTSLAVVSDASPDHARGRLIAFTQVMWMLGIIVVVFAGFALSDTGMIGARLITAHLAVAALLTWHLRSRLELATGPDPAQDEVPAGKPAGEQGVALRNVWTRAALVPMLATFAFYVTWGLGANTMGQFTTYLLVTVSGASQSVATGINLACLPIGLLLTLAFVRIADGPRRDRMFYVATVVQIAAFAIGTLTLGAIVGFLVFYVLYQLSYPFAGEANYKVWSQLTLPAGTRGTTQGITYAVSRGVFAGVAFVTPALLDRSPSLLLWVITGCMALSAFAGLYIVRVLVPRASQAATAPADLKVAQA; encoded by the coding sequence ATGGCCCGAACCTCGCCTGCCCCCAGCCAACCGGAACCGCCCATCGAGAAGCGCCTGTGGAAGGTCGCGACCCTCTCCGGCATGGCGTCCTACCTCGACGCCGCTCTCATCGTGAGCATCGGCGTCAACCTGGCCATCTACCGCGACGCCTACGACATGGGCGTCTGGATGGCCGGTGCGATCAGCGCGATCGTCACCATCTGCATCGCCGTCGGCTCACTCGTCGGCGGACGGCTCGCCGACGTGTTCGGCCGCCGCCGGCTCTACAACCTCGACATCCTCTGCTACGCCGTCGGGGCGATCATCATCACGCTCGCGCCCGACGACATCACCCTTCTGGTGGGTGTCCTGCTCGCGGGTCTCGCGGCCGGCGCCGACCTGCCGACGTCCCTGGCCGTGGTCTCGGACGCGTCCCCCGACCACGCCCGGGGGCGGCTCATCGCGTTCACGCAGGTCATGTGGATGCTGGGCATCATCGTCGTGGTCTTCGCCGGGTTCGCCCTGTCGGACACCGGCATGATCGGGGCGCGGCTCATCACCGCCCATCTGGCGGTCGCCGCGCTGCTCACCTGGCATCTGCGCTCGCGGCTGGAGCTGGCCACCGGCCCGGATCCGGCCCAGGACGAGGTCCCGGCCGGCAAGCCGGCCGGCGAACAGGGGGTCGCGCTCAGGAACGTCTGGACCCGTGCCGCCCTGGTGCCCATGCTCGCGACCTTCGCCTTCTACGTCACCTGGGGGCTGGGCGCCAACACCATGGGCCAGTTCACGACGTATCTGCTGGTCACCGTCAGCGGTGCCTCGCAGAGCGTGGCGACCGGCATCAACCTCGCCTGTCTGCCGATCGGCCTGCTGCTGACGCTCGCGTTCGTCCGGATCGCCGACGGCCCGCGGCGCGACCGGATGTTCTACGTCGCCACGGTCGTGCAGATCGCGGCCTTCGCGATCGGCACGCTCACCCTGGGCGCCATCGTCGGCTTCCTCGTCTTCTACGTCCTCTACCAGCTGTCCTATCCCTTCGCGGGCGAGGCCAACTACAAGGTGTGGTCGCAGCTGACGCTGCCCGCCGGCACCCGGGGCACCACACAGGGGATCACCTACGCCGTCTCGCGGGGAGTCTTCGCGGGCGTCGCGTTCGTCACGCCCGCCCTGCTCGACCGCAGCCCCAGCCTGTTGCTCTGGGTGATCACCGGCTGCATGGCGCTGTCGGCCTTCGCGGGCCTGTACATCGTCCGCGTCCTCGTCCCCCGCGCGTCCCAGGCCGCCACCGCACCGGCGGACCTGAAGGTCGCGCAGGCCTGA
- a CDS encoding glycosyl hydrolase, with the protein MISPALRQLFDNPPRDFGPTPLWWWSGAKVTRDRLAWQLRRFADGGVHNLVVINLAPAGPTFGARTDDPVWFGEEWWARFTDACELAGDLGMRLWFYDQIGFSGANVQGSITRRHPESAGRALRSRRTVVSGGTVALQGTETLLGAYGSSGARLPVTGPARVEAPDGTEVRLALAVPTAFDYLNPASVGLLFDAIHHEYDRRVPGFLGNVIAGSFQDELPATNSWTARFPEEFRTRRGYDLLEHLPALFAGDDSDRARRIRADYYAVRAELTEEALFRPLAAWHEERGLLLGCDQSHPARSGFPAQSTQLYTDYFRTHRWYSAAGSDHHGDAKVHSSMAHLYGHERVWIESFHSSGWGGTLEETYDWLLPFLRSGANLYNPHASYFGTAGGWFEWAPPSTDWRQPYWRQYPAFSRAVARICSILSWGTYSADVAVLHPTATMQALLPLDAPVQHFGDGRLGAAHADVDETQRHYLELCGTNNWLEPAVGALDRHRISFDVIDDASIQTAKTGDGALRIRDLAYTVVLLPSASVLEHETARRLAELLDAGGRVVVVGRPPTQAAGLTGDDSVVAALLDHPRLERVTEAEAGATAVADAAGYATGEVPLLVRRNGDAAVALVTGAFPDARTHPPRGRHGIDPARYARTSSVTVRAPVAEAEIWNPATGTRRPGRVTVTDGVSIIEVPLEGAPAALVVWREGPPTDAVPPSSTVSTESIDLSTGWEGRLAPTMDNTWGDLALPAGTPLTEPQIWTMRWTETGDNWEPVRATYGNRVRVLAPVPTAQAPAPLDPVGVEEVLSGERELAAADWGVSLYSSSRGIPDPDGLLGNKGLVPEEFVRVPVPVSGMVARVRTVVETDHRGAADLHIGAAAGKRVWWNGSPLETGGGYLASARVEVERARNVLEYELTDAQDRPQTISGAADTPLGSYFCLSRPDGFAPRPLFMRLPDGVRPDGSVTYRGRITAPGRGAAAVLVVGAAVGVTVLLDGAVVARQEKVEYYESDWGAVPMFFRHELTLSGGDHVLDVVADSVDARDGIYVDLVADTTALVSGPGWEARTGEWHGPTVEHEGRWGELQHCGAAVRPHPLPGAEWLAGAPVLGSSVLSLRSTDDLREAEQRFRFTVPAGTVSLELPLALPARVRIDGSPERGLQEDELMLDEPLGKAAGCEIVTAPTAVLRGGSAWRGPVRVRTVPAPLPLGEWGELGLGGWSGGVTYARTLEVPAGPDPVLDLGRVRGSVEVCVDGELVGEAFCAPYRFALRGTAGRTVRLDVTVHNTLAPYLAEATPTAWAFPSQLPSGLLGPVRLERRV; encoded by the coding sequence GTGATCTCTCCAGCCCTGCGACAGCTGTTCGACAACCCGCCCCGGGACTTCGGTCCCACCCCGCTGTGGTGGTGGTCCGGCGCGAAGGTGACCCGCGACCGCCTGGCCTGGCAGCTGCGCCGGTTCGCGGACGGCGGCGTCCACAACCTCGTGGTGATCAACCTGGCGCCGGCCGGCCCCACCTTCGGCGCCCGCACCGACGACCCGGTGTGGTTCGGCGAGGAGTGGTGGGCCCGCTTCACGGACGCCTGCGAGCTCGCCGGGGACCTGGGCATGCGCCTGTGGTTCTACGACCAGATCGGCTTCTCCGGCGCCAACGTCCAGGGGAGTATCACCCGAAGGCACCCCGAGTCGGCGGGCCGCGCCCTGCGCTCGCGCCGGACGGTCGTCTCCGGCGGCACCGTCGCCCTGCAGGGCACGGAGACACTGCTGGGCGCGTACGGCAGCTCGGGCGCCCGCCTGCCGGTCACCGGCCCGGCGCGCGTCGAGGCCCCCGACGGCACCGAGGTGCGCCTGGCCCTCGCCGTCCCCACGGCCTTCGACTATCTGAACCCGGCATCCGTCGGCCTCCTGTTCGACGCCATCCACCACGAGTACGACCGTCGCGTACCCGGGTTCCTGGGCAACGTCATCGCCGGCAGCTTCCAGGACGAACTGCCCGCCACCAATTCCTGGACCGCCCGCTTCCCCGAGGAGTTCCGGACCCGACGCGGCTACGACCTCCTCGAACACCTTCCCGCCCTCTTCGCGGGGGACGACTCCGACCGGGCCCGGAGGATCCGCGCCGACTACTACGCCGTCCGCGCCGAACTCACCGAAGAGGCCCTGTTCCGTCCCCTCGCCGCCTGGCACGAGGAGCGCGGCCTGCTCCTGGGCTGCGACCAGAGCCACCCCGCGCGCTCCGGCTTCCCAGCCCAGTCGACGCAGCTCTACACCGACTACTTCCGCACCCACCGCTGGTACAGCGCCGCCGGCAGCGACCACCACGGCGACGCCAAGGTGCACTCCTCGATGGCCCACCTCTACGGCCACGAGCGCGTCTGGATCGAGTCGTTCCACTCCTCCGGCTGGGGCGGCACCCTGGAGGAGACCTACGACTGGCTGCTGCCGTTCCTGCGCAGCGGCGCCAACCTCTACAACCCGCACGCCAGTTACTTCGGCACCGCGGGCGGCTGGTTCGAGTGGGCGCCGCCGTCCACCGACTGGCGCCAGCCGTACTGGCGGCAGTACCCCGCCTTCTCCCGTGCCGTCGCCCGGATCTGCTCGATCCTCTCCTGGGGCACCTACAGCGCCGACGTGGCGGTCCTGCACCCCACCGCCACCATGCAGGCCCTCCTTCCCCTGGACGCTCCCGTCCAGCACTTCGGCGACGGCCGCCTCGGCGCGGCCCACGCCGACGTCGACGAGACCCAGCGCCACTACCTGGAGCTGTGCGGCACCAACAACTGGCTGGAGCCCGCCGTCGGCGCCCTCGACCGCCACCGGATCTCCTTCGACGTCATCGACGACGCCTCGATCCAGACCGCCAAGACCGGCGACGGGGCCCTGCGCATCAGGGACCTGGCGTACACCGTGGTCCTGCTGCCCTCGGCGAGCGTCCTGGAGCACGAGACGGCCCGCCGCCTGGCCGAACTCCTCGACGCCGGGGGGCGGGTCGTGGTCGTCGGCCGCCCGCCGACCCAGGCGGCTGGGCTCACCGGTGACGACTCCGTGGTGGCCGCGCTGCTGGACCATCCCCGCCTGGAGCGGGTGACCGAAGCCGAGGCCGGTGCGACGGCGGTGGCCGACGCCGCCGGATACGCCACGGGCGAGGTGCCGCTGCTCGTCAGGAGGAACGGCGACGCGGCGGTCGCGCTGGTCACGGGGGCGTTCCCCGACGCCCGTACGCATCCGCCCAGGGGCCGCCACGGGATCGACCCAGCGCGCTACGCCCGCACCTCCTCCGTCACCGTGCGGGCCCCGGTCGCCGAGGCCGAGATCTGGAACCCGGCGACCGGCACCCGCCGCCCCGGACGCGTCACCGTCACCGACGGCGTCTCGATCATCGAGGTGCCGCTGGAGGGCGCCCCCGCCGCCCTCGTCGTATGGCGCGAAGGCCCGCCGACGGACGCCGTACCCCCGTCCTCCACGGTCTCGACGGAGTCCATCGACCTGTCCACCGGCTGGGAGGGCCGGCTCGCTCCCACCATGGACAACACCTGGGGCGACCTGGCCCTGCCCGCCGGAACCCCGCTCACCGAGCCGCAGATCTGGACCATGCGGTGGACCGAGACCGGGGACAACTGGGAGCCGGTACGGGCGACCTACGGCAACCGTGTCCGCGTCCTTGCGCCCGTGCCCACCGCGCAGGCGCCGGCTCCCCTGGACCCTGTCGGCGTCGAGGAAGTCCTGTCCGGTGAGCGGGAGTTGGCTGCCGCGGACTGGGGTGTCTCGCTGTACTCGTCGAGTCGTGGCATCCCGGATCCGGACGGTCTGCTCGGCAACAAGGGCCTGGTGCCGGAGGAGTTCGTGCGCGTCCCGGTGCCCGTGAGCGGGATGGTCGCCCGGGTCAGGACCGTCGTGGAGACCGACCATCGCGGGGCTGCCGACCTGCACATCGGCGCGGCGGCGGGCAAACGCGTGTGGTGGAACGGCAGTCCGCTGGAGACGGGCGGCGGCTATCTGGCGTCGGCCCGGGTGGAGGTCGAGCGGGCCCGCAATGTGCTGGAGTACGAGCTGACCGACGCCCAGGACCGGCCGCAGACCATCTCGGGGGCCGCCGACACCCCGCTGGGCAGCTACTTCTGCCTGTCCCGCCCGGACGGGTTCGCGCCGCGCCCCCTGTTCATGCGCCTGCCCGACGGCGTACGGCCGGACGGCAGCGTGACCTACCGCGGCCGGATCACTGCCCCGGGCCGGGGAGCGGCGGCGGTCCTCGTCGTGGGCGCCGCGGTCGGGGTGACCGTCCTGCTCGACGGAGCCGTCGTCGCACGGCAGGAGAAGGTGGAGTACTACGAGTCCGACTGGGGCGCGGTACCCATGTTCTTCCGGCACGAACTGACGCTGAGCGGCGGCGATCACGTGCTCGATGTCGTGGCGGACAGCGTCGATGCGCGCGACGGGATCTATGTCGACCTCGTGGCGGACACGACCGCCCTGGTCAGCGGCCCGGGCTGGGAGGCCCGGACGGGAGAGTGGCACGGCCCGACCGTCGAACACGAGGGCCGGTGGGGGGAGTTGCAGCACTGCGGTGCCGCGGTACGGCCGCACCCGCTGCCCGGGGCGGAGTGGCTGGCCGGCGCCCCGGTGCTCGGCTCCTCCGTACTGTCCCTGCGGTCCACCGACGATCTGCGGGAGGCCGAGCAGCGCTTCCGGTTCACCGTGCCGGCGGGAACCGTGTCACTCGAACTGCCACTGGCGCTCCCTGCGCGGGTGAGGATCGACGGCAGCCCGGAACGGGGCTTGCAAGAAGACGAGTTGATGTTGGATGAGCCGCTCGGCAAGGCGGCTGGGTGTGAAATCGTCACCGCTCCCACGGCCGTTCTGCGCGGTGGCTCCGCCTGGCGGGGACCGGTACGGGTGCGCACGGTACCGGCACCCCTTCCGCTGGGGGAGTGGGGTGAACTGGGCCTGGGCGGTTGGAGCGGGGGTGTGACGTACGCGCGGACGCTGGAGGTGCCGGCCGGACCGGACCCGGTGCTGGATCTGGGGCGGGTGCGCGGCAGCGTCGAGGTGTGCGTCGACGGTGAACTCGTCGGCGAGGCGTTCTGTGCGCCGTACCGCTTCGCACTGCGCGGCACCGCGGGGCGTACCGTCCGCCTCGACGTGACCGTCCACAACACCCTGGCGCCGTACCTCGCCGAGGCCACACCGACCGCCTGGGCCTTCCCCTCCCAGCTTCCGTCGGGGCTGCTGGGGCCGGTACGGCTAGAAAGGCGCGTCTGA
- a CDS encoding LacI family DNA-binding transcriptional regulator, with amino-acid sequence MDAISVRPARIQDVAAAAGVSVSTVSNVLNRPERVNARTAERVRDAVAALDYVPHPGAAGLRTGHSSSIGLVLPDVANSFYSRIARGAADAAYEHGYSLVLCDSGDAPEREQGYFTMLIEQRAVGAVVVPLSADPTRLSRLRERGIPLVLADRAMPAQEGCSVSVDDIAGGRVAVQHLLDRGARDILVVNGERTIRQCADRYQGARQAVRTRREARLGQVVAEEMTVAYGSDIAHGLDELPDGVFCTNDFLAAGLCRALGERGVKIPEDVQVVGYGDLDIASFVGTTLTTVRQPVEELGRAAVEMLLDEVEARTEHAHEARVFAPALVLRDSTRAVSDAPF; translated from the coding sequence GTGGACGCCATTTCGGTTCGCCCCGCCCGTATCCAGGACGTCGCGGCCGCCGCCGGGGTCTCGGTCTCCACGGTGTCGAACGTCCTGAACCGGCCCGAGCGGGTCAACGCGCGCACCGCCGAGCGGGTCCGGGACGCGGTCGCCGCTCTCGACTACGTCCCGCATCCGGGAGCCGCCGGTCTGCGCACCGGGCACTCGTCGTCGATCGGTCTGGTGCTGCCGGACGTGGCCAACTCGTTCTACTCGCGCATCGCGCGCGGGGCCGCGGACGCGGCGTACGAGCACGGCTACTCCCTCGTCCTGTGCGACAGCGGGGACGCGCCGGAGCGGGAGCAGGGCTACTTCACCATGCTCATCGAACAGCGGGCGGTCGGCGCGGTGGTGGTCCCGCTCAGCGCCGACCCCACCCGGCTGTCGCGGCTGCGCGAGCGCGGCATCCCGCTCGTGCTGGCGGACCGCGCGATGCCGGCCCAGGAGGGCTGTTCGGTCTCCGTCGACGACATCGCGGGCGGCCGTGTCGCCGTACAGCACCTCCTCGACCGAGGGGCGCGCGACATCCTCGTCGTCAACGGCGAGCGCACGATCCGTCAGTGCGCCGACCGCTACCAGGGCGCCCGCCAGGCCGTGCGCACCCGGCGGGAGGCCCGCCTCGGCCAGGTCGTCGCCGAGGAGATGACGGTGGCGTACGGCAGCGACATCGCCCACGGCCTCGACGAGTTGCCCGACGGGGTGTTCTGCACCAACGACTTCCTCGCGGCGGGGCTGTGCCGGGCGCTGGGCGAGCGCGGTGTGAAGATCCCGGAGGACGTGCAGGTGGTCGGTTACGGCGACCTGGACATCGCGAGTTTCGTGGGCACCACCCTGACGACGGTCCGCCAGCCGGTCGAGGAACTCGGCCGGGCGGCCGTCGAGATGCTCCTGGACGAGGTGGAGGCCCGCACGGAACACGCCCACGAAGCAAGGGTGTTCGCCCCGGCACTGGTCCTGCGGGACTCCACGCGGGCTGTCTCAGACGCGCCTTTCTAG
- a CDS encoding cyclase family protein yields the protein MHEQPSLLAALVSALRAGSIEVVDLTSPLSSSTPVIQLPPEFGQTAIFELEEISRYDDRGPAWYWNNFRSGEHTGTHFDAPNHWVTGKDLADVASVPAQRLIAPAAVLDFTAEAAKDPDFLVEVDHIKIWEEHNGPLPDGGWLFLRTGWDARSHSQEAFLNADESGPHTPGLSPECARWVAEESPVIGLGVETVGTDAGRGHSFDPAFPCHSYLMGSDKYGLTQLQNLAALPATGSVVVAGPLPIVAGSGSPARVLALVERS from the coding sequence ATGCACGAGCAGCCGTCCCTTCTCGCCGCGCTGGTGTCCGCGCTGCGGGCCGGTTCGATCGAAGTCGTCGACCTCACCTCGCCGTTGTCCTCGTCCACACCGGTGATCCAACTGCCGCCGGAGTTCGGCCAGACGGCGATCTTCGAGCTGGAGGAGATCAGCCGGTACGACGACCGCGGACCGGCCTGGTACTGGAACAACTTCCGCAGCGGAGAGCACACCGGCACCCACTTCGACGCCCCGAACCACTGGGTGACCGGAAAGGACCTCGCCGACGTGGCGTCCGTCCCGGCGCAGCGGCTGATCGCCCCCGCCGCCGTCCTGGACTTCACCGCCGAGGCGGCCAAGGACCCCGACTTCCTCGTCGAGGTCGACCACATCAAGATCTGGGAGGAACACAACGGGCCGCTGCCGGACGGGGGCTGGCTGTTCCTGCGCACCGGCTGGGACGCCCGCTCGCACTCCCAGGAGGCCTTCCTGAACGCCGACGAGAGCGGCCCGCACACCCCCGGTCTGTCCCCGGAGTGCGCCCGCTGGGTGGCCGAGGAGTCGCCCGTCATCGGCCTCGGTGTGGAGACGGTCGGTACGGACGCCGGGCGCGGGCACTCCTTCGACCCCGCCTTCCCCTGCCACTCCTATCTGATGGGCAGCGACAAGTACGGCCTGACCCAGCTCCAGAACCTGGCCGCACTGCCCGCCACCGGGAGCGTCGTCGTCGCGGGACCGCTGCCCATCGTGGCGGGCTCCGGCTCGCCCGCGCGCGTGCTGGCACTGGTGGAGCGGTCGTGA
- a CDS encoding thiamine pyrophosphate-binding protein encodes MKVAEAVGRALHAAGVEQVFGVVGSGNFHLTNAMVAAGARFVAARHEGGAATMADAYARVSGTVAAVSVHQGPGLTNALTGITEAAKSRTPLVVLAAEVTRPTSNFYVDQDALGAAVGAVPLRITSAEDAVEQACTAVRRALHERRTVLLNLPLEVQASDAPDGALAQAAAPPPRPAVEPAAAEVAALTRLLEQSRRPVFVAGRGSRSPAARDALEALAERCGALLATSAVARGLFHGNPWSLDVSGGFASPLAAELIGGADLIVGWGCALNMWTMRHGALIGADATVAQVDDDPSALGAHRELQLGVTGDVERTARHVLAAFGGTRQGLRTPDIAEAVATRVRWRDLPYEDTSTRDRIDPRTLSIALDDILPAERVIGVDSGNFMGHPSMFLSVPDQDGFCFTQAYQSIGLGLATAIGAALARPDRLPVAALGDGGALMGAADLDTVRRLGLPMVVVVYNDDAYGAEVHHFGPDGHPLDTVEFPPTDIAAVARGYGFEAVTVHTRTDLKAVADWVAGPRSVPLLIDAKVVRDRGAWWLEEAFRGH; translated from the coding sequence GTGAAGGTCGCCGAGGCCGTCGGACGGGCCCTGCACGCGGCCGGGGTCGAGCAGGTCTTCGGCGTCGTCGGATCCGGGAACTTCCATCTGACCAACGCCATGGTCGCGGCCGGCGCCCGCTTTGTCGCCGCCCGCCACGAGGGCGGTGCGGCGACGATGGCCGACGCCTACGCGCGCGTGAGCGGCACGGTGGCCGCCGTCAGCGTCCACCAGGGGCCCGGGCTGACCAACGCGCTGACGGGGATCACCGAGGCGGCCAAGAGCCGTACGCCGCTCGTGGTGCTCGCGGCCGAGGTCACCAGGCCGACCTCCAACTTCTACGTCGACCAGGACGCGCTCGGCGCCGCGGTGGGCGCGGTGCCGCTGCGGATCACCTCGGCCGAGGATGCCGTGGAACAGGCGTGCACGGCGGTACGGCGGGCCCTGCACGAGCGGCGGACGGTGCTGCTCAACCTCCCTCTGGAAGTGCAGGCGTCGGACGCCCCCGACGGCGCCCTCGCTCAGGCGGCAGCCCCGCCGCCGCGACCGGCGGTCGAACCGGCCGCAGCCGAAGTGGCCGCCCTGACACGGCTGTTGGAGCAGTCCCGGCGACCGGTCTTCGTGGCCGGCCGCGGCTCACGCTCACCCGCCGCCCGGGACGCCCTCGAAGCCCTCGCCGAGCGCTGCGGCGCGCTGCTGGCGACCTCGGCCGTGGCGCGCGGCCTGTTCCACGGCAACCCCTGGTCGCTCGACGTGTCCGGAGGCTTCGCCTCGCCCCTGGCGGCCGAACTCATCGGTGGCGCCGACCTGATCGTCGGCTGGGGCTGCGCACTGAACATGTGGACCATGCGACACGGCGCCCTCATCGGCGCCGACGCGACCGTGGCGCAGGTCGACGACGACCCCTCGGCACTCGGCGCGCACCGGGAACTGCAGCTCGGGGTCACCGGCGACGTCGAACGCACCGCGCGGCACGTCCTCGCGGCCTTCGGCGGGACACGGCAGGGCCTGCGGACCCCCGACATCGCCGAGGCCGTCGCCACGCGCGTGCGCTGGCGTGACCTGCCGTACGAGGACACGAGCACCCGTGACCGGATCGACCCCCGCACCCTCAGCATCGCCCTCGACGACATCCTGCCCGCGGAGCGGGTCATCGGCGTCGACTCCGGCAACTTCATGGGCCACCCGAGCATGTTCCTGTCCGTGCCCGACCAGGACGGCTTCTGCTTCACCCAGGCCTACCAGTCGATCGGCCTAGGCCTCGCCACCGCGATCGGCGCGGCCCTGGCCCGGCCGGACCGGCTGCCGGTGGCCGCGCTCGGCGACGGCGGCGCGCTGATGGGCGCCGCCGACCTCGACACCGTACGAAGGCTCGGGCTCCCCATGGTCGTCGTCGTGTACAACGATGACGCCTACGGAGCGGAGGTCCACCACTTCGGCCCCGACGGACACCCGCTCGACACCGTCGAGTTCCCGCCGACCGACATCGCGGCGGTGGCCCGCGGCTACGGCTTCGAGGCGGTGACCGTGCACACGCGGACGGATCTCAAGGCCGTGGCGGACTGGGTCGCCGGCCCACGGTCCGTCCCGCTGCTGATCGACGCCAAGGTGGTGCGGGACCGCGGGGCGTGGTGGCTGGAGGAGGCGTTCCGCGGGCACTAG